Proteins encoded in a region of the Catalinimonas alkaloidigena genome:
- a CDS encoding T9SS type A sorting domain-containing protein, whose amino-acid sequence MKKSLLFYCVWLFSLGTAYAQTPLPTAALDLTLQSTYSAQTIRSGVAYNPDQKLYYSVTPNSSNYLIETFNAAGVSKAKVSAGFDYAGVWWNPNTRQLEGNGSFFGGIWVQNLDANAYPLSSGRNDIPNTMGPYFFSSAQYDWMADEIIHYYEGNIYRYKRATHEPVGTVSVTGLPVPTEDVHNAFIAYTGLPGYEIGLYNEQEKVLYYVNKATGAYAGSSQLPVNTPSVSLFNLGFANGRLWVFDDATLRWNGYKVMCTATSGEITATACERYTSPSGKHTWTESGTYQDQLTNAAGCDSLLTIRLTIKKPTAATFTEVACSRYVWRGKTYTQSGTYRDTIPNAAGCDSVMTLNLTITQPTASTTTIAACGAYDWMGTTYTESGTYQTTIPNRAGCDSLMTLKLTIHQPTASTLAMTACGAYAWRGKTYEESGTYRDTIPNAAGCDSVLTLNLTITQPTAATFQATACEQYEWQGQVYTSGGTYRDTIPNGAGCDSIMTLELTLLQPTASTTQITSCTRYEWQGTAYTESGTYQATIPNAAGCDSVMTLELTMNQPTTSAATVTTCEAYEWRGTTYEASGTYRDTIPNIAGCDSVMTLTLTITQPTASTATIAACGAYDWMGTTYTESGTYQTAIPNAAGCDSAMTLKLTVTTVDTSVTVEGGTLTSNAANATYQWVDVAQNYLPIEGATAQQFTPEASGTYAVIVTQGECSDTSSHLSVVVTGVADRLLATHCKAYPNPTAGDVTLSLGQTYRQVEVRVRNTMGQIVAVMRADATAEVQVPLPGAAGLYIVEVQANEQRTQLKVVKR is encoded by the coding sequence ATGAAAAAGAGTTTACTTTTTTACTGTGTGTGGCTGTTCTCCCTGGGGACCGCTTACGCGCAGACGCCGCTACCGACCGCTGCGCTCGACCTGACGTTGCAGTCGACCTATTCGGCGCAGACCATTCGCTCCGGCGTTGCGTACAATCCGGATCAGAAACTGTACTACAGCGTGACACCCAACAGCTCGAACTACCTGATCGAGACGTTCAATGCCGCGGGGGTTTCAAAAGCAAAGGTGAGTGCCGGGTTTGATTACGCCGGCGTCTGGTGGAACCCGAACACCCGCCAACTGGAAGGAAACGGATCGTTTTTCGGAGGAATCTGGGTACAGAATCTGGATGCCAATGCTTACCCGCTTAGCTCAGGAAGAAACGACATTCCCAACACAATGGGGCCTTATTTCTTTTCTTCTGCCCAGTATGACTGGATGGCCGATGAAATTATCCACTACTATGAAGGTAACATCTATCGCTACAAGCGGGCTACCCACGAGCCGGTAGGGACCGTGAGCGTGACGGGATTACCGGTGCCTACCGAAGACGTTCACAATGCATTCATTGCCTATACCGGGCTGCCGGGCTACGAAATAGGGTTGTACAACGAGCAGGAGAAAGTGCTCTACTATGTAAACAAAGCCACCGGGGCGTATGCAGGCAGTTCTCAGTTGCCGGTAAATACGCCTTCGGTCAGCTTGTTTAACCTGGGTTTTGCCAACGGACGCCTGTGGGTGTTCGACGACGCTACCCTGCGCTGGAACGGCTACAAGGTAATGTGTACGGCAACCTCGGGCGAGATTACGGCGACCGCTTGCGAGCGTTATACTTCACCCAGTGGCAAACACACCTGGACCGAAAGCGGTACCTACCAGGACCAACTGACCAATGCGGCCGGATGCGACAGTCTGCTGACCATCCGCCTGACCATCAAGAAGCCTACGGCGGCAACGTTCACGGAAGTTGCCTGTTCGCGTTACGTCTGGCGCGGCAAAACCTACACGCAAAGCGGCACGTACCGGGACACGATTCCGAATGCGGCGGGCTGCGATAGTGTGATGACGCTGAATCTGACCATCACACAACCGACCGCCTCCACCACGACGATTGCTGCCTGCGGTGCGTACGACTGGATGGGCACCACCTACACCGAGAGCGGTACCTACCAAACGACCATTCCGAACCGGGCGGGCTGCGACAGCCTCATGACCCTGAAACTTACGATCCACCAGCCGACGGCTTCTACACTGGCCATGACCGCGTGTGGCGCTTATGCGTGGCGGGGGAAAACCTACGAGGAAAGCGGCACCTACCGGGATACGATCCCGAACGCAGCGGGTTGCGACAGTGTGCTGACGCTGAACCTGACCATCACGCAACCGACTGCGGCGACGTTCCAGGCTACGGCTTGCGAGCAGTACGAATGGCAGGGCCAGGTGTATACCTCGGGGGGCACCTACCGGGATACCATTCCCAACGGGGCCGGGTGCGACAGCATCATGACGTTGGAACTGACGCTTCTGCAACCCACCGCTTCCACGACGCAGATTACTTCGTGCACACGCTACGAATGGCAAGGCACCGCCTATACCGAGAGCGGCACCTACCAGGCGACCATTCCGAATGCGGCCGGGTGTGATAGTGTCATGACGCTGGAGCTTACCATGAATCAACCGACCACTTCTGCCGCCACCGTAACCACCTGCGAGGCGTATGAATGGCGTGGCACCACTTACGAAGCCAGTGGCACGTATCGGGACACGATTCCGAATATAGCGGGCTGCGATAGTGTGATGACCTTGACGCTGACCATCACGCAACCGACCGCCTCCACCGCGACGATTGCCGCCTGCGGCGCGTACGACTGGATGGGCACGACCTACACCGAGAGCGGTACCTACCAAACGGCCATTCCGAATGCGGCTGGTTGCGATAGTGCCATGACCCTGAAACTTACCGTCACCACAGTGGATACGTCGGTGACCGTCGAGGGCGGCACGCTCACCAGCAATGCCGCTAATGCTACTTACCAGTGGGTGGATGTAGCGCAGAACTACCTGCCGATCGAGGGAGCCACCGCGCAGCAGTTCACGCCGGAGGCCAGCGGCACCTACGCCGTGATCGTCACCCAAGGCGAATGCAGCGATACGTCGTCGCACCTGTCGGTCGTGGTCACGGGAGTTGCCGATCGCCTGCTGGCGACGCACTGCAAAGCCTATCCTAACCCGACGGCGGGGGACGTGACGCTCTCGCTGGGACAAACCTACCGGCAGGTTGAGGTGCGTGTGCGCAACACCATGGGGCAGATCGTAGCGGTGATGCGGGCCGACGCTACCGCCGAGGTGCAGGTGCCGCTGCCGGGTGCCGCCGGGCTCTACATCGTCGAAGTGCAGGCCAACGAGCAGCGTACCCAACTCAAAGTCGTGAAGCGATAA
- the purU gene encoding formyltetrahydrofolate deformylase encodes MTHLLHIDCPDEPGLVFRITQVLFEHGFNIISNQEFVDQSTQYFFMRTAFAGDRPPQVVVDQLRQRLSPATTVRLATAGKRPIVLMATKESHCLGDLLLRHADGELNADIQAVISNHAVLEPLVNRFDIPFHHVPATHDRAAHERGVLALLEQYRPDYLVLAKYMRILSPEFVARYPFRILNIHHSFLPAFVGARPYHQAFERGVKIIGATAHAVTNDLDTGPIIAQDVLPVTHTHTAASMAQAGRDIEKLVLARALKLLLEERVFFHHNRTVVFE; translated from the coding sequence GTGACGCACCTGCTCCACATCGATTGCCCCGACGAACCGGGTCTGGTTTTCCGCATCACCCAAGTGCTGTTTGAACACGGCTTCAACATCATCAGCAACCAAGAGTTTGTCGACCAAAGTACCCAGTACTTCTTTATGCGCACCGCATTTGCGGGCGACCGTCCTCCGCAGGTAGTGGTGGACCAGTTGCGCCAGCGCCTCTCGCCGGCCACGACGGTACGGCTGGCTACGGCGGGCAAACGCCCCATTGTGCTGATGGCCACCAAAGAGTCGCACTGCCTGGGCGACCTGCTGTTGCGCCACGCCGACGGCGAACTGAACGCGGACATCCAGGCGGTCATCAGCAACCACGCCGTGCTGGAACCGCTCGTGAACCGCTTCGACATTCCGTTTCATCATGTGCCGGCCACCCACGACCGCGCCGCGCACGAGCGGGGCGTATTGGCGCTGCTCGAACAGTACCGCCCCGATTACCTGGTGCTGGCGAAATACATGCGCATCCTCTCTCCCGAGTTTGTGGCCCGCTATCCGTTCCGCATCCTGAACATCCACCATTCGTTTCTGCCCGCCTTTGTCGGCGCGCGCCCCTACCATCAGGCGTTCGAGCGGGGGGTAAAAATCATCGGTGCCACGGCCCATGCCGTCACCAACGATCTGGATACCGGTCCGATCATCGCTCAGGACGTGCTGCCCGTTACGCACACGCACACGGCGGCCAGCATGGCGCAGGCGGGGCGCGACATCGAAAAACTGGTCCTGGCTCGCGCCTTGAAACTCCTGCTGGAAGAGCGCGTCTTCTTCCACCACAACCGCACCGTCGTGTTTGAATAG